The Raphanus sativus cultivar WK10039 chromosome 6, ASM80110v3, whole genome shotgun sequence sequence AAACAGCATGCTCCTTCCGAAGCACAAACctgaagaaataaaaaataattagtctTTACTTACATAGTATTCCCAAAGCTTACCTTGTTCCTTCTAATGCTTAAGCCGTTTGGTTTTATCTGCCAACCCTTGATAACTTGTTACAATCAGCTGGTCGTTAATTTCCATCCAGCAAATCTTTTTTTGTAAGCCATGAGGAGTGAAGCCATGGGTAGTAAATCACAGTCTTTTGCCTTGAGACTTATGAGCCGTTTGGTTTTAATTGCCATCCCCAAACAACTTTTTCTAAGCAGCTGGTCGTTAACTTCCATCCAGCAAGGCTTAGAACTGCCCCATTGACATTGTCTTTCGTATTATGTTTCCATCCAACAAGTCTTTTTATCGATCTGTCTTTTGTAAGCCATGAGTAGTGAAATAAGGAATCTGTTTTCAATTAGTAGTCTCTGTCTTGAGATCTTAAGACGTTGGCCATTACTCTATCCGTCCATATAATCTAAAACAGATTCTGTCAAGCCGTGGGTAGTAAAAGTGTTCGTCTTAACTCATAAGACTTGTAAGCCGtgtggtctttttttttttcatccacCAATGACTTTTTTTCTGGGTTATTGGTCGTTATATCCAATCCAACAAGTCTTAAACCTCCTACATTTTCTTTGTCTTTATCAAGACATTTGTTAGCCGTGGGTAAggaatctgttttcagttataGTCTATGTCTTTAGACTTCCTCAAACCGTTCAAATAACTGAAAATAGATTCTCATCAAGCCGTGGGTAGTAAATCTTTGTAAGCCGTGGGTTGGAAGGAATCTGTTTAAAGTTATAGTCCTTGTCTTAAGACTTCCTCGTAAAAGTCTTTTGTCTTTAAGACTTGTAAGCTATGTGGTCTTATTTTCCATCCACTAATGACATTTTCTTGGGCTGTTGGTCGTTATTTCCAATCCAACAAGCCTTAAACCTCCcacatttttttgtctttgtcaAGACATTTGTAAGCCCTGAGTAAtgaatctgttttcagttataGTCTATGTCTTTAGACTTTGTTCAaataactgaaaacagattTTCATCAAGCCGTTGGTAAGGAAGGAatttgtaagccgtgggtaatgaatctgttttcagttataGTCTATGTCTTTAGACTTTCTCAAACCGTAACCATTGAaataactgaaaacagattctCATCAAGCCGTGGGTAAGGAAGGAATCTGTTTTCGGTTATGGTCCTTGTCTTAAGACTTCCTCGTAAAAGTCTTTTGTCTTTAAGACTTGTAAGCCGTGTGGTCTTATTTTCCATCCAATGACGACATTTTCCTGGGCTGTTGGTCGTTATTTCCAATCCAACCAGTCTTGAACCTCCTACAGTTTCTTTGTCTTTGTCAAGACATTTGTAAGCCCTTAATGAATCTGCTTTCAGTTATAGTCTATGTCTTTAGACTTTTTTCAAATAACTGAAAACATATTCTCATCAAGCCGTGGGTAAGGAAGGAATTTGTAAGCCATGGGTAATGAATCTTTTTTCAGTTATAGTCTATGTCTTTAGACTTTCTCAAACCGTAACCAATCAAACAACTGAAAACAGATTCTCATCAAGCCATGGGTAAGGAAGGAATCTGTTTTCGGTTATGGTCCTTGTCTTAAGACTTCCTTGTAAAAGTCTTTTGTCTTTAAGACTTGTAAGCCGTGTGATCTTATGTTCCATCTACTAATGCCTTTTTTCTGGACTGTTGGTTGTTATTTCCAATCCAACAAGTCTTAAACCTCCTACATTTTATTTGTCTTTGTCAAGACatttgtaagccgtgggtaaagaggaatctgttttcagttataGTCTTTGTCTTAAGACTTTTTCAAAATGTAACCATGAAAATAAACTGAAAAGAGATTCTTGTCAAGCCGTGGGTAGTTAAAGTCTCATCTTTAAGACTTGTAAGCCGTGTGGTATTATTATCTATCcactaatgatttttttatggGCTGTTGGTCGTTATTTCCAATCCAACAAGTCTTAAGCCCCTCGCATTGTCTTTGTCTTTGTCAAGACatttgtaagccgtgggtaaggAATCTATTTTCTGTTACAGTCTTCGTCTTTAAGACTTTCTCAAACCGCAACCATGCAaataactgaaaacagattcttCTCAATCCGTGGGTACTTAAACTTCTTTTGTCTTTAAGACTACTGAGTCGCATGCTCTTATTTGCCATCCCCTAACATCCTTCTTTGTACATGCACTACCAACCCATATTCTCGGTCAAATTAACAATCTTACAATAGGGGATGGCATAAGTTTCTTCTAGAGGTAACAAGGGACAATGTTCCCAAATAAGAATCTAACAGAACACTATTAGATTAGTGTCTGTCTATGATCTTTTTTGTAAGCCAAGTGGAGTGAAGTACGGAATCTGTTTTCAATCTTAGCCTTTGTCTTAAGACTTTCTTAAGCCGTTGGTTGTTACTCCATCCATCAATAGCGATCAAAAACAGAATTTTGAAAGCCGTGGGTAGTAAAAAAAAGTCTTTTGTCTTAAGACTTGTAATCTGTGTGGTGTTATTTCTATCCAGCAAGTCTTATATTTACCCCATTTTCATTGTCTTTTATCTAAAAGATatttgtaagccgtgggtaaggAATCTGTTTTCAGTTCTTAGTCTTTGACTTAAGACATTCTTAAGCTATTGGTCGTTAACAACTCCATTCCATTCAAATAACTGAAAACAGATGGTGGATAAAGCCGTGGGTAGTAAATCACAGTCTTTTGCCTTGAGAATTATAAGCCGTTTGGTTTTAGTTGCCATCCCCAAACAACTTTTTCTAAGCAGCTGGTCGTTAATTTCCATCCAGCAAGGCTTAGAACTGCCCAATTGACATTGTCTTTCGTATTATGTTTCCATCCAACAAGTCTTTTTACCGATCTGTCTTTTGCAAGCCATGAGTAGTGAAATATGGAATCTGTTTTCAATTAGTAGTCTCTGTCTTGAGATCTTAATCCGTTGGTCATTACTCTATCCATCCAtataatcaaaaacagattcTCGACAAGCCGTGGGTAGTAAAAGTGTTTTGTCTTAACTTTTAAGACTTGTAAGCCGTGTGgtcttttatttttcatccaCCAGTGACTTTTTTTCTGGGTTGTTGGTTGTTATATCCAATCCAACAAGTTTTAAACCTCCTACAGTTTTTTTGTCTTTGTCAAGACatttgtaagccgtgggtaaggaatctgttttcagttataGTCTTTGTCTTTAGACTTTCTCAAATCGCAACCATTCAAATAATTGAAAACAAATTCTTctcaagccgtgggtagtaAATTTTTGTAAGCAGTGGGTAAGGAATCCTTTTCCAGTTATAGTCCTTGTCTTAAGACTTTCTCAGTCCATACCATTCAaataactgaaaacagattctCGTAAAAGTCTTTTGTCTTTAAGACTTGTAAGCCGTATGGTCTTATTTTCCATCCACTAATGACTTTTTTTTCTAGGCTGTTGGTCGTTATATCCAATCCAACAAGTCTTAAACCTCCTACAGTTTCTTTGTCTTTGTCAAGACatttgtaagccgtgggtaaggaatctgttttcagttataGTCTTTGTCTGTAGACTTTCTCAAACCGCAACCATTCAaataactgaaaacagattctCATCAAGCCGTGGGTAGTAAATCTTCGTAAGCCGTGGGTAAGTAAggaatctgttttcagttatGGCCCTTGTCTTAAGACTTTCTCATAAGTCTTTTGTCTTTTAAGACTTTCTCGTAAAAGTCTTTTGTCTTTAAGACTTGTAAGTCGTGAGATCTTATTTTCCATCCACTAATGCCTTTTTTTAGCCTGTTGGTCGTTATTTCTAATCCAACAAGTCTTAAACCTCCTacagttttttttgtctttggcAAGACatttgtaagccgtgggtaaggAATCTGTTTTCAGTTCTAGTCTTTGTCTTAAGACTTTTTCAAACCGCAACCATTCAaataactgaaaacagattctCATCAAGCCGTGGGTAGTAAAAGTGTGGTGTTTAAGACTTGTAAGCCGTGTGGTATTATTATCCATccactaatgtttttttctggGCAGTTGGTCGTTATTTCCAATCCAACAAGTCTTAAGGCCCCCTCACATTGTCTTTGTCTTTGTCAAGATatttgtaagccgtgggtaaggaaagaatctgttttcagttataGTCTTTGTCTTTAAGACTTTCTCAAACCGCAACCATACAaataactgaaaacagattcttctcaagccgtgggtactaaAACTTCTTTTGTCTTTTAAGACTACTGAGTCGCATGCTCTTATTTGCCATCCCCTAACATCCTTCTTTATACATCCACTACCAACCCATATTCTAGGTCCAATTAACAATCTTACTACAGGGGATGGCATAAGTTTCTTCTAGAGGCAGCAAGGGACAATGTTCCCAAATAAGAATCGAACAGAACACTATTAGATTAGTGTCTGTGTAGAATCTTTCTTGGggtttgaaaaataaaaacaaaacaaaatcaaaacaatgTTCCCAAATAATAATCTAGCAGAACACTATTAGATTAGTGACTGTCTATGATATTTTTTGGGGtttggaaaacaaaataaaaacgaaaccAAAACAGTGCCCAAACAAGATTTGGTAGAACATTAGAAGAACGTCTACCAAATATTTAGCTTCTGATAAAAccataagaaaacaaaaagcttTAAAGTCGTATTAAAAGAAGAATCAAAAGGAATCCTAATttcaaaaatctcaaaacaaAACTGGAATAAAAGAGCTTTCAAAATAAAGCGGGAAAGTCTAGGACATACATAGAATTTACCTTAGAGAGAGGGTGTGAAGCGGAGTCAAGCGCCGAACAAAGATCACTGCAAAAAGTTAAGATCTTCAGGAACACTTCTGTTATAAATATCATACGTAATGGTATTACAATGCAAGTGTAACAACACAAGAAATATATACCCTTGTTATCCTCACAGGTTGTCATCATTGCTTTTGAGGTAATGTTGTGTCATCTGCTCTAATTCAGACTGCTTGTCACACCTAATCTCATCAATCTCCTTCATTTTCGTCCACCAAAGGCTTCAATCACTTGAATCTTGTTCAGAGCCTCTTCTTCTTGAAGCTTTACTCTCCATTTCTGTTATAAAACTACAAAGGAAcaagatataaataaaaaaagcgAGTATAAAAAGAAGTCACGAACAGTAAACAGTGTCGCAAAAGATGATAACTAGATACAGATCAGCACTGATTGCATATCAATTGCCTCAAACTGGTTACGCGAAACCCTAACTTACAACTTAACCATGATTTGAATAGTTCTGGaaaccctaaaacaaaatcGCGACATGAGAAGGATTTATACGAAACTTAGAAACCCTAACATAGACAGAGGCGTACCTCGACGACGACGAGCAAGAACTCCTAACCAATCAGATCGGTTTCTGTCGAATAACGagagaaaatgaaaatctgATCAACATCAATTACAAACAAAATTgcgatgagagagagagattttatGCGAAGTTTTAGCAAATTCACGATTTGTAGAGATCGAAAAACACTTACTAATCTGAAAATTCAAAGGGATTTGTTGTTTCAGAAATTTCTGGAAGCGTCTCGGATCGATAGAGTtcttgaaagaagagagagaatacGAGACTAGGTTATGGAGAGATCAATTGATTTGggagaaaatgttttttttttgtattcttatTGTGTTTCTTTGATAAACATGCCGTCTCTCCCTGACGGTTCGATTTCTAATTTGTTTGAGTCGGTTCTTGATCAAGCGTTTGACAACACGCGATTCTTCTAAcggttattttaaaaaaaatatgagttgTAAATTCTAATCAAACCGGTCTTGCGTTATTAGAAAACCAACCTTAAACCGAACCGGTTCTTTTTCCATGATGCCTATATAATATACGCCGTCGTTTTACCCCTATGTAATTTTgttaatttcctttttcttttttttttgtgcacctatttcctttttcttctctctctgtgTGGAATAAGAAAGACAACgcagaggaggagaagaaagtgAGAGAATGGCGTATGTTAGTATGGGTGAAGCTCACCGGCGAATCACTGAGTACCTAAACCGCTTCTGCGACGCCGTTTCGTATCAAGACTCATCTATGCTTTGTCGCCTCCTATCTTTCTCTTCCAATTCCCCGTCTCTCATCTCACTCGCCGACGCACTCAACGTCTTCCAGGTGCTTAGATTTCTCTGATTTGGTTATATTTTTCGAGACCCATGTCGTAAAATTAGCAGCTTGGATTCAGTAGGAGTATGAATTTGTGATATGATCCTTTATGTGTGTAAAGTCTGTAGCTTTTAGGTTCAATTTCAATCCAAGATGCTTACAGTATGATCTAATTTGAGTCCTCAATGAGTATGAATCTTGAATTTAGGGCTCGAAAGAGTATGAGTAAGTTCTGTTGGTAAAGTTTGTAGCTTTTAGGTTCAGTTTCAATCTAGGATATCTCTACAGTGTTATCCTCCAGTTGGATACTCCTGTTTGTGGTGAAGTAGTTGTATGTTTGtgatttttaataagtttcGGATTAGGGCTTGATTGAGTTCATGTGTTTACTGGATATGATTGGGGTCAGGATTTCTGAGAATGTATGTTGCCAAGCTAGCTAGTCTTCTTTATGTAGATGAATTTGACTCTTTTTGAATGATGCAGGATGCCAGCAGTTTGATAAGACAATCTGAGAAGTTCTCAGAATACGGCGAGATCCTAGCTCACTTGTTCCGTTCTCTACAAAGTTACCGCGTTGGGAATCTAGTCGAAGCATACCTCGCTTTTGACAAGTTTGCAAAGTAAAGTTTTCTTGTTCCCTCTCTCTGCTGTGTAATTTGATCTCAGGGGGTTTTTTTACCTGTTGGAGAATAGAtaagcttctctctctctttttgtgTGTTCACAATCTCTGATGTTGGATTCTATATATGTGCAGTGCTTTTGTTCAGGAGTTTCGTAATTGGGAATCTGCCTGGGCACTTGAAGCTCTCTATGTAGTTTGTTATGAGATTCGAATTCTTGCTGAAAAGgtaccctctctctctctctctctctcacttcaATATCTCACTCATTCACATCTCCGACTTTGAGTCCTGAGAGCATGTATTGGTTTGCTATGGCAATGTAGGCTGATAAAGAACTGACCTCCAACGGAAAATCCCCTGAGAAACTAAAAGCTGCTGGATCTCTTCTGATGAAAGTTTTTGGAGTTCTTGCTGTAAGCTTCCTTAGTCTTTGTTAATTTTTGACTTTTGTGTTGAGTTTCTTCTTTTGGGGATCcttatttagttttctaaacTGTAGGGTAAAGGTCCAAAACGAGTTGGAGCATTGTATGTGACTTGCCAATTGTTCAAGACCTACTTCAAGGTGAATGAAAACTCATGATAACATGGTTAACACTCGCTTGTAATGTGATCAGCCATTTACTAAAAGTGTGTCCCTTGTTTCTCTATTTTCAGCTTGGAACTGTGAATCTTTGTCGAAGTGTAATAAGAAGTATTGAGACTGCTCGGATATTTGACTTTGAGGAGTTTCCAAGAAGAGACAAGGTCTTGTGAAAATCCTCTGCAATCAGTTTTTTGTTGCCTCCTGATTTGGTTATACATTTAACTTATGTATTCTTTTTATTCACAAACTATGCAGGTTACATATATGTATTATACCGGAAGATTAGAAGTCTTCAACGAGAATTTTCCTGCTGTGAGTCACTAATAGAACGTTCATTTTGTAGTGTTATTAGTTGAAGAGTTATTGATGAGGACATGTTCTTGTTTAAATCTTGCAGGCTGATACAAAGCTATCATATGCATTACAACATTGCAACCCCAGAAGAGAACGGAATATAAGGTATGTTTGTGGTTTTGCTATCTGATTAGTGATTAACCTCATGCGTTTCATTTCTTAATGAGAATAACTGGCTTATATTCAGGATGATATTGAAGTATTTAATCCCAGTGAAACTTTCTTTAGGAATCATACCAAAAGATGAGCTCTTACAAAAGTATAATCTTCATGAGGTAACAACCAttccttttgttttctaaaattctCCTCAGTTCTATGTCAAACTTAACTCTCTTTATCCAACTTTTCTATGTGTTCAGTACATGAATGTTGTGCAAGCTCTGAGGAAGGGTGATCTCAGGCTTCTTCGACATGCTCTTCAAGAACACGAAGATCGGTATGTCTTTCTGTTGACATCTTACTGCTGTACTTATCTACATCTTAATGTTAGGTCCTTGTGTTAGACTAGTGTATGAGCATTGTGATTAGCGTAGGTGGCTTCTAGTGTATTGTAGCTGTGTCGACAGCTCAGCAATGACTCGTTAGTTATGGAGTTAACGTGTTAAATGAGAGTAGAGATGCTCCTGTTAGTCAATCTGCATAAAAGATTGTTTAATTTGGATTATTAGGTCACTGAACAACTTAATATCAATCAGGTTCTTGAGGTCCGGTGTGTACCTTGTCTTGGAAAAGCTGGAGCTCCAAGTCTACCAGAGACTCATGAAGAAAATGTAAGTAGTAGTTATAAAACACTCTCAGATTACTTCAGTTTCATAACTCttctttttataaatgtttcagTTATATCATCCAGAAGCTGAGTGATCCAGCGAGAGCTCACCAACTGAAGCTTGAAGTGATTGCCAAAGCACTTAGATGGCTGGAGATAGATATGGATCTCGACGAGGTTTCTTCTACGTTTCCATCTCTCCTTCATTGCTTTTGATTGCTCTTTGCatagaaattttataaactcacagttctgataacactattgtttgCAGGTGGAATGTATAATGACGATCTTGATATACAAAAACCTTGTGAAAGGTTATTTGGCACACAAGAGCAAAGTGGTAGTTCTAAGCAAGCAAGATCCTTTCCCTAAACTGAACGGGAAGCCTGTTAGCTCATAGAATTTACCTCCACCGTGCAGGCTCTGCCATCCTTGTTGTATTAAATAACACCATGTTTTAAACTTTAAGTTCTTTTTGATAGTTCGATAGATTTTATATGCATAAGGATGATCTAAAAATTATCAGAACATCCCGAATCTTTTTACAGCTTaatgattctcttttttttttcttgctctACTGTTTCACGAATTGTTGGCTTTTGCGccttcaaataaaataaagtttgacATTTCATAGAACTCTTCTTTAGCTCCGTCCTTGTTAGAGCAATTCAAACAGTTTAAAACCATGCAAGTCtctaaaagaaataaaaatattagtattatgttttctaataaaaaaatttacattgtTATTCAGTCAAAACAACCGATGATGAAACCTTGAGAATTGTAAAAGAGTAAAGTTATTGAAACTTGcaatcaagaaaacaaaaagttgaGTAGAAAAACAGATTCAGAGAAACTACTGTATCCCAAAAGTTTTTCATATCACAAAAAGACTTGAGCTTTTCAGGCAGCGAGATCAGGAAGTGTGTTTTGAATGTTGTAAGGCATCAAGATGTTGAAACCATCAGCCGCAGTTGAGACGATCATCCCTGGAATCTGGTTGTGCCAGTGAAGTTCCTTCAAGTCCTTTTGCCCCTGGTGAACGAAGAGTAGCTGAGGAGGCAAGTCTTGAGGTGTGTTGACTTGTTCCTTGGTCTGTGCTTTGAACtctgcttcctcttcttcatccttcTCTAAGGATAAATCCCATATCCTGAAGATTCAACAAATAGCCAAGAAAAACATTAGACAGTGTTATCGGTTTTACTGGGGATTATCAATGTTTTCTGTATAGAGGCATTGTGGCTTACGTGAGCTGGTTATCGCCGGAAGAGACTGCAAGTGTGGAGGATTCATGAGGGCTCCACTCAATCGACGTGATAGGTTGCTTATGATACTCAAAATGTGCTACCTTAGCTTTATTCACATCCTAGTTCAAGATTCAAATTCTTTCACATCAGAATCTTGTTAAGATATtgatataaaaactataaaaaactACGGTCTTCAAAGTACACTGATAGCTCTAAGATCATGGATAGTGAACGTCCCGTCATCACTCCCTGATGCCAACATGCAACTAGCCAGCCTTCAATGAAAGAGGAAAACCAACGAATGAGACAATTTGCAGGTAACACACAACCAAGTTACACATCAAAGTGGACAGAGAACCTGTTCCATGAGATGACATTCACATCTGCGTTATGTGCTTTGAAAGATAATGCAGGCGTCTTCCCACCTCGGACATCCCATAGTGCAACAGTCCCATCCACAGAACATGACGCAAACACGTTGGCTTCACCTGGACTCCACTGGAAACAGaggaaaagagaatattaagccGAAAGGAGACAAGTAACAATCAACACACAATATAGCTGCAAAGAAACAATCATACTTGTAAATCTTCAACACTTGCGGTGTGTCCTGAAAACGGAATAGGATCAACAGTCCATGAACCAGAAGCTGGCTCCCATAAATGAATCATACTCATGCAGTCACCTAAGgggttgaaaaaaaaagaattaaatacACCTTGACTATATTGAGAAAGCATGTAACCGTGTGAGAATTGTTGAAATTTTCTGTGACAAAGTATACCGGAGAGGAGTCTTCCAGCGGTTGCAGGACTCCAATCTATAGCGTAGCCTTCATCTTTGTGGCCAGAAAAGTTAACTAAGGGTGCTTGGTTTAGAATCGGTGAAGTTCCATCTTTGCCTTCTGTTTCTGATTCCGCTAAAGCATTAAGATGAGAGCTCATGTCCCACACCTTCCCACAAAAACCCGTTTATAAGAGAcacatatataaacatttacaGCAAGCAgacaaaaaacataataaagaCACTATCTTACCTGTACATGAGCAGAATCTGCCCAAGAGACACAGATATGAGGATTTTGTGGCATTGCACGTATGCGGTTAACACATCCATGGTGAGCAACCCTGCGAACCTGTATATCCAAACAATTTTTGAGACAAAGTAACAACCATAGAGACTTTCTCCACTTCAGATACAGACTAGGCGAACGTTACCTGAATATTAGGAACAGAGGAAGCTCCATCTTCGCTTTCCTCATCGCTATCACTGtcctcatcttcatcatcctcatccACCATACCATCATCACCATTCACTAGCGGCTTGGGCACTACATCACGTCTCTTACCAGATACGTTGCTGATTTTAAATAACCCTATGGAGTTCCAAGGTGCTTTCTCAGCCTAGACAAAAGAGGAAAGAAACCACTCAAACGTAAGATTCTAAAGCAAAAAACACATTCCAAGATATAAAGAAGTACAAGACGTACCTGAGTCCCAGCCACCATATACAATGTGTGTGGAAACTCAGTTCGGTTCAAACCCAATTTATCACctaaaatatcaaaactgaaacaaagaaaataaaaaccatcAAAACACCAAgcttacatttttttaaagacaATTTCATAAATAGAGTATAACTTTCTCATGGAATATCTCTACACGTTACCTCAAACAAGGCCAGCCAACATGGAAGCCATAAAGGGAATTATAAGCAGAAGGGTCACACTGAAGCTCTTCACCCTCTTCTAGCTTATCAACACCTGGCTGCCAAACCCTTGTTGGCATCGATGGAGTTGATGAAGAAGACGCTTCTCCGTTCTTCTATCAAATGTCAAACATCCAAATTCAATCTATCAGGTTTTGattcgagaaaaaaaaacatattgaaagttaaaaaaaagttcgggattcaaaattcaaaacctTGTTCTTCCTCTTCGCCTTGTCAGTGTTTCCGGTGCTACCCATTTTTGATTCTAATATGATTGATTCTTCTATACTTTTGTGGAGAAGAGAAAGATGATGAGTTCAATTTTCTCTAGGGTTTAAGCTATTTATAcctaaatatcaaatattttccCTTTTGCATATAGACCCTCTATTTATCGAAAATCACTCTTACTTCCTAAATCGTTTAAAATTGAATTATCACCCAAAGTTCGTTAAGAGGTCAAATTCAAGCGGTTTTGTTGATTAGAGAGTCAACAGAATCAATGTAGTAAAAAGGCAAAGAGTGTACCAACGAGAAAAAAAACGAAGTACACTAGTGTTGTTATGTTTCTCTCTTCTACTTGGAGGAGAAGAATTTGTCCCAATCACGAAGCGAAGAATCAACAGAATCATCAGGTAGAAGTTTCGGAACCCTCTCTGCGCGAATGAACTGTTTCAAGACACCTTTCTCTTCATCGATCTGTCTCTTCTCTTTCCTGTCTTTTGGTTCCATCTTCCTTTTCTCTTCCAAGATCCACTTGAAAAGCTCCCTTTGCTCATCCTCTGGAATCGGTTTTCCTTGCTACCTGTACATGCTCAGTCGTCGCCACACCGCCCTGAAACAACGCCAACTCATCAGCTGCTGAATCCGTAAACTCAAACAGAGGATCCGGTTTAGGGGTCGTCGGTTTGGCTTCTTCCTTCTCCGGAACTGCAGATTCTGGATTCTTAGCCCTGTCAGTTTCTGAAACGTTCTTCTCGACCTCGGTGTGAACAACATTCTTTGCAGCTTTACTCCTGGCCTCGCTTCCCTTTTTAACTCCCATTCTCTCGCCCGCATCAATGTCTCTTTCTCGTTTTTTCACAAATATAAAAGCTGCAGAACACACATATTCAAAACTGCTTATAAATAAATCCCAGGCATCAAATATGCTTTTCACGATTCTGAATCAGACCAAGCTTATAAAAATCTCTACCATTGAGAATATATATTAAGTCATTTCCAGCATTGACGAATATGTTACACAAACCTAGTGTGGTTAGTATGCATTAAAATATCGAAAGAATAAGCACAGTACAACACAACCAAAATTATACAAGAATCTATGTGCACATCTTCTATTCAATCAATGTAACCATTTAGCttgaaaaaagaaacacaaagatACATAATCAAGCacgaaagaaaagaaagaaacatatcTCAGctaggcattt is a genomic window containing:
- the LOC108807231 gene encoding enhanced ethylene response protein 5: MAYVSMGEAHRRITEYLNRFCDAVSYQDSSMLCRLLSFSSNSPSLISLADALNVFQDASSLIRQSEKFSEYGEILAHLFRSLQSYRVGNLVEAYLAFDKFANAFVQEFRNWESAWALEALYVVCYEIRILAEKADKELTSNGKSPEKLKAAGSLLMKVFGVLAGKGPKRVGALYVTCQLFKTYFKLGTVNLCRSVIRSIETARIFDFEEFPRRDKVTYMYYTGRLEVFNENFPAADTKLSYALQHCNPRRERNIRMILKYLIPVKLSLGIIPKDELLQKYNLHEYMNVVQALRKGDLRLLRHALQEHEDRFLRSGVYLVLEKLELQVYQRLMKKIYIIQKLSDPARAHQLKLEVIAKALRWLEIDMDLDEVECIMTILIYKNLVKGYLAHKSKVVVLSKQDPFPKLNGKPVSS
- the LOC108831500 gene encoding protein HEAT STRESS TOLERANT DWD 1 isoform X1, with the translated sequence MGSTGNTDKAKRKNKKNGEASSSSTPSMPTRVWQPGVDKLEEGEELQCDPSAYNSLYGFHVGWPCLSFDILGDKLGLNRTEFPHTLYMVAGTQAEKAPWNSIGLFKISNVSGKRRDVVPKPLVNGDDGMVDEDDEDEDSDSDEESEDGASSVPNIQVRRVAHHGCVNRIRAMPQNPHICVSWADSAHVQVWDMSSHLNALAESETEGKDGTSPILNQAPLVNFSGHKDEGYAIDWSPATAGRLLSGDCMSMIHLWEPASGSWTVDPIPFSGHTASVEDLQWSPGEANVFASCSVDGTVALWDVRGGKTPALSFKAHNADVNVISWNRLASCMLASGSDDGTFTIHDLRAISDVNKAKVAHFEYHKQPITSIEWSPHESSTLAVSSGDNQLTIWDLSLEKDEEEEAEFKAQTKEQVNTPQDLPPQLLFVHQGQKDLKELHWHNQIPGMIVSTAADGFNILMPYNIQNTLPDLAA
- the LOC108831500 gene encoding protein HEAT STRESS TOLERANT DWD 1 isoform X2, which produces MGSTGNTDKAKRKNKNGEASSSSTPSMPTRVWQPGVDKLEEGEELQCDPSAYNSLYGFHVGWPCLSFDILGDKLGLNRTEFPHTLYMVAGTQAEKAPWNSIGLFKISNVSGKRRDVVPKPLVNGDDGMVDEDDEDEDSDSDEESEDGASSVPNIQVRRVAHHGCVNRIRAMPQNPHICVSWADSAHVQVWDMSSHLNALAESETEGKDGTSPILNQAPLVNFSGHKDEGYAIDWSPATAGRLLSGDCMSMIHLWEPASGSWTVDPIPFSGHTASVEDLQWSPGEANVFASCSVDGTVALWDVRGGKTPALSFKAHNADVNVISWNRLASCMLASGSDDGTFTIHDLRAISDVNKAKVAHFEYHKQPITSIEWSPHESSTLAVSSGDNQLTIWDLSLEKDEEEEAEFKAQTKEQVNTPQDLPPQLLFVHQGQKDLKELHWHNQIPGMIVSTAADGFNILMPYNIQNTLPDLAA